The following coding sequences are from one Carassius auratus strain Wakin chromosome 15, ASM336829v1, whole genome shotgun sequence window:
- the LOC113114901 gene encoding T-box transcription factor TBX4-like gives MLQEKASAVADEGMTVAQLGGQSELASDSSHLCLPTTPSIPQNNESDQNIENIKVVLHDRELWKKFHEAGTEMIITKAGRRMFPSYKVKVTGMNPKTKYILLTDIVPADDHRYKFCDNKWMVAGKAEPAMPGRLYVHPDSPATGAHWMRQLVSFQKLKLTNNHLDPFGHIILNSMHKYQPRLHIVKADENNAFGSKNTAYCTHVFHETAFISVTSYQNHKITQLKIENNPFAKGFRGSDEGDLRVSRLQGKDYPVISKNMVRQRLISSHGHLSGKLGAGVLSSHPQVVSHYQYDSGIPLPNSDSQEALSNSFPSSRESSLLYHCFKHRDNTRHLELGCKRPYLDTTSSAVSDEHYFRSPPSYDPPLLSHPYCSDALGSREACMYGGMEGEAGGTVGADDLPVPSLNCNMWASVQPYPRYGMQTVEAMQYQPYPAHFNSTASAASVVPHHSPSSMQRPHPAPPDLVTFSTQRVLPPTPSSASSPRDRAHSSLFHRKPGSPVRSQRDFTGYPTHSPTSTREPGYQYQTGLSSVGPHWTDS, from the exons ATGCTACAGGAGAAGGCCTCAGCTGTGGCTGATGAAGGTATGACCGTGGCCCAGTTGGGTGGGCAGTCTGAGCTTGCCAGTGATTCCTCACATTTGTGCCTGCCTACAACTCCCAGCATTCCCCAGAACAATGAGTCTGACCAG AACATTGAAAACATCAAAGTGGTTCTTCACGACAGGGAACTATGGAAAAAGTTCCATGAGGCCGGAACCGAGATGATCATTACCAAAGCAGGCAG GCGCATGTTTCCCAGCTACAAAGTTAAAGTCACAGGGATGAATCCCAAGACCAAATACATCCTCTTAACTGACATTGTTCCAGCTGATGACCATCGGTACAAGTTCTGTGACAACAAGTG GATGGTGGCTGGAAAAGCAGAGCCTGCAATGCCTGGAAGACTCTATGTCCACCCAGACTCTCCTGCAACAGGGGCCCATTGGATGAGACAGCTGGTCTCCTTTCAAAAGCTAAAGCTAACAAACAACCACCTTGATCCATTTGGGCAT ATCATCTTGAACTCAATGCACAAATACCAGCCCAGGCTGCACATCGTGAAGGCAGATGAAAACAATGCCTTTGGCTCTAAGAACACAGCCTACTGCACTCACGTCTTCCATGAGACAGCTTTCATCTCTGTTACATCCTATCAGAACCATAAG atCACCCAGTTAAAAATTGAGAACAATCCTTTCGCCAAAGGTTTCCGTGGCAGCGATGAGGGTGATTTGCGTGTGTCCAGACTTCAAGG GAAAGATTACCCTGTAATTTCTAAGAACATGGTCCGACAGCGGCTTATCTCATCACATGGCCATCTGTCAGGAAAACTGGGTGCAGGTGTGCTGAGTAGCCACCCGCAGGTGGTTTCTCACTATCAGTATGACAGTGGCATCCCTCTACCGAACTCCGATTCCCAGGAAGCTCTCTCTAACTCCTTCCCATCTAGCCGAGAATCCAGCCTTCTTTACCACTGCTTCAAGCACAGAG ATAACACAAGGCATTTGGAGTTGGGATGCAAACGCCCCTATCTTGACACAACATCCTCTGCAGTTTCAGATGAGCACTACTTCCGTTCCCCTCCTTCCTACGATCCACCCTTGCTGTCCCATCCATACTGCAGCGATGCGTTGGGTTCTAGAGAGGCATGCATGTACGGAGGAATGGAGGGAGAGGCAGGGGGCACAGTAGGTGCCGATGACCTCCCGGTCCCCTCCCTGAACTGCAATATGTGGGCGTCAGTGCAGCCGTATCCTCGTTACGGCATGCAAACTGTGGAGGCTATGCAATACCAGCCCTATCCCGCCCACTTCAACAGCACAGCCTCTGCTGCCTCTGTGGTGCCCCACCACTCACCATCGTCCATGCAGCGTCCACATCCAGCACCTCCCGACCTAGTCACGTTTAGCACACAGCGGGTCTTGCCACCCACACCTTCTTCAGCATCCTCACCCCGTGACAGAGCACATTCCTCACTGTTTCATAGGAAGCCTGGGTCGCCGGTTCGTTCACAAAGGGATTTCACAGGGTATCCGACCCACAGCCCCACTTCAACACGAGAACCAGGCTATCAATACCAAACAGGCCTCAGCAGCGTTGGGCCACACTGGACTGACAGTTAA